Proteins co-encoded in one Gadus morhua chromosome 6, gadMor3.0, whole genome shotgun sequence genomic window:
- the LOC115544998 gene encoding uncharacterized protein LOC115544998 has product MEDKVIVSVCARPILYDTTMVSYRDRNKKDLAWVEVGEETGLPVDVCRRKWKSLRDRYMKEKRSEKEAKKSGSAAGTSKKWKFFVVLSFLDPFVTPRETTSNLPRVAEDEIEDDGAAETSLSGAGEAYEECDEAAGLSHNADQPSVSDSDTDDASAAPVPAADPAADPRPPGGTKRKNARRVPCGSTPIQEAILQALHMEAAQTPPPPPPPQLSEDAFFLQSILPSLERLPRQACAELKFEIHKLVVEATRRTNLEPI; this is encoded by the exons ATGGAAGACAAAGTCATTGTTTCAGTTTGTGCTCGTCCAATCCTGTACGACACCACGATGGTGTCGTACAGAGATCGAAACAAGAAGGACCTGGCGTGGGTCGAAGTGGGCGAGGAGACTGGGCTTCCTG TGGACGTATGTCGCAGAAAGTGGAAGTCTCTGAGGGACAGATATATGAAGGAGAAAAGGAGTGAGAAGGAGGCAAAAAAGAGCGGGTCAGCGGCAGGTACATCAAAGAAGTGGAAGTTCTTTGTGGTCCTGTCCTTCCTCGACCCATTCGTCACCCCGAGGGAGACCACTAGCAACCTTCCTCGGGTGGCAGAGGATGAGATCGAGGATGACGGGGCTGCAGAGACTTCGCTGTCTGGGGCAGGAGAGGCATATGAGGAGTGCGATGAGGCAGCAGGGCTATCGCACAATGCAG ATCAGCCGTCAGTGAGTGACTCTGACACTGACGATGCCTCTGCTGCCCCTGTCCCTGCCGCTGACCCTGCCGCTGACCCAAGACCACCGGGCG GGACGAAGAGGAAGAATGCCAGGAGGGTACCGTGCGGGAGCACCCCAATACAAGAGGCCATCCTCCAGGCCCTGCATATGGAGGCtgcccagacccccccaccaccccccccaccccagctctCGGAGGACGCATTCTTCCTCCAGAGCATACTTCCTTCCCTGGAGAGATTGCCACGCCAAGCTTGTGCTGAGTTGAAATTTGAAATTCACAAGCTCGTAGTTGAAGCCACAAGACGCACTAATTTGGAACCCATATAA